One segment of Gammaproteobacteria bacterium DNA contains the following:
- a CDS encoding YIP1 family protein → MPILDIFLLKPQAVIDACENRRAPLWISAFIILTGVIYGILVALLQRSLGGELQGIPVADIPFWVLMLGNILPGILITIMIHIGIMLVAWLMAKALGGRGELGLLYRAGGYLLPLTLPALPAVAFTVATTTTAHSADTGPIPWLYLALAVAGAASFLAGLYQMFRVTQNFQSTRALFATALFAAFSVSILSLA, encoded by the coding sequence ATGCCAATTCTCGACATTTTTCTCCTGAAGCCACAAGCAGTTATTGACGCCTGCGAAAACCGGCGCGCTCCGCTATGGATCAGCGCTTTTATCATCCTGACCGGAGTTATCTACGGTATTCTGGTCGCGCTTCTGCAACGCAGTCTTGGCGGCGAGTTGCAAGGCATTCCAGTCGCTGATATCCCGTTCTGGGTTCTCATGCTCGGCAATATTCTGCCAGGCATTCTGATCACGATTATGATCCATATTGGCATTATGCTGGTGGCCTGGCTGATGGCCAAGGCGCTGGGGGGCCGAGGTGAACTGGGTTTGCTCTATCGAGCGGGCGGCTACTTGTTGCCATTGACCCTGCCCGCTTTACCGGCAGTGGCGTTCACGGTCGCCACAACCACCACCGCGCATTCTGCGGATACAGGCCCGATACCCTGGCTTTATCTGGCGCTGGCCGTTGCTGGCGCGGCTTCATTTCTCGCGGGCCTCTATCAAATGTTTCGTGTCACGCAAAACTTTCAATCGACGCGCGCCCTGTTCGCCACAGCCTTGTTCGCCGCTTTCTCGGTTTCGATCCTCAGCTTAGCCTGA
- a CDS encoding cation acetate symporter translates to MSRLLALIALFLPALALAQAAEPKYYVFEPSGAVSTLGIIYTLLMMGSFLYVGWMSKRRVTSSDDYFAAGRSFGGLSNGLAMSSNYMSLATFLGFTALLWKMQYYVVALVLSFTGGFVLISIALAPALRRWGKYTSMQFIGERFGRTAKVVAVICMIFLAQLYLIGQMKGVGNVFQVMFHWDYTTGLVVGGLVVTAYVTIGGMYGLSYNQTLQAIIMLIALYIPATIILLKLGAGPASFFPPFGYGELVPQMNEVMSSYFNPFLTVNGTVPISFKFYFGVFFSIACGTMGLPHIAMRYFTAPSIRDAKVSTLWGTFFIGLVFFTTFAIGFAAKLYTVNELNAQGLQIQPKEADLLIVVMSQALTPGWIAAMPVAGALAAGFSTIAGLLMVIGTGLGSDIYSTINPNAADQSKIKMGYVFTALGGLATIGLALNPPDFLLTSVIWAFIVAASTFTPVLILGIWWKGANKAGAIAGLLVGGILSGILFFSKGKLGDFTLIDAGPIVHLVTGIFTMSAAWFTIVVVSLLTGGEKNEKILREIDRIHGWQNYDPKRYSSNTFALVTAAFALALMIWSAIPDPTYAKKPEAPAAVAPAAPSVAPAPAPAPAAEPAPAPAPAAEPAPAAEAPAAEPAPAAQPASGQQ, encoded by the coding sequence ATGAGCAGGCTTTTGGCGCTGATTGCCCTGTTCCTGCCGGCGCTGGCTTTGGCGCAGGCGGCAGAACCCAAGTATTACGTCTTTGAACCCTCGGGCGCGGTCTCGACACTCGGCATCATCTATACCCTGCTAATGATGGGTTCCTTCCTGTATGTCGGCTGGATGTCCAAGCGGCGTGTGACCTCCAGCGATGACTACTTCGCTGCCGGTCGCAGTTTTGGCGGACTCTCAAACGGCCTGGCCATGAGTTCCAACTACATGAGCCTCGCCACCTTCCTGGGTTTCACCGCCCTGCTGTGGAAGATGCAGTACTATGTGGTTGCGCTGGTGCTCAGTTTCACCGGTGGCTTCGTGCTAATTTCGATTGCGCTGGCGCCGGCGCTGCGTCGCTGGGGTAAATACACCAGTATGCAGTTTATTGGTGAGCGCTTTGGGCGCACCGCCAAAGTGGTGGCGGTGATTTGCATGATTTTCCTGGCCCAACTCTATCTGATCGGCCAGATGAAAGGCGTCGGCAATGTCTTCCAGGTGATGTTCCATTGGGATTACACCACCGGTCTGGTGGTCGGCGGCCTGGTGGTCACCGCTTACGTCACCATCGGCGGCATGTATGGCCTGTCCTACAACCAGACGTTGCAAGCGATCATCATGTTGATCGCGTTGTACATACCGGCGACCATTATCCTGTTGAAGCTCGGCGCCGGCCCGGCCAGCTTCTTCCCGCCGTTTGGTTACGGCGAACTGGTGCCACAGATGAACGAGGTGATGTCGTCATATTTCAACCCGTTCCTTACCGTGAACGGCACCGTACCGATAAGTTTCAAGTTCTACTTCGGCGTGTTTTTCTCGATTGCTTGCGGAACGATGGGTTTGCCGCACATCGCGATGCGTTATTTTACGGCGCCATCGATCCGCGACGCCAAAGTGTCGACCTTGTGGGGCACCTTCTTTATTGGTCTAGTGTTCTTCACGACCTTCGCCATTGGTTTCGCGGCCAAGCTCTACACCGTGAATGAATTGAATGCGCAAGGTCTGCAAATTCAGCCGAAGGAAGCGGATCTGCTGATCGTAGTCATGAGTCAGGCGTTAACGCCGGGCTGGATCGCCGCGATGCCGGTCGCTGGCGCATTGGCGGCGGGCTTCTCAACCATTGCGGGTTTACTCATGGTGATCGGCACGGGTCTGGGCAGCGATATCTATTCGACGATTAATCCGAATGCGGCGGACCAGAGCAAGATCAAGATGGGCTACGTCTTCACCGCGCTGGGTGGCCTGGCGACCATCGGTCTGGCGCTGAATCCCCCGGACTTTTTGCTAACCAGCGTCATCTGGGCATTCATCGTCGCGGCTTCGACCTTCACCCCCGTCTTGATCCTTGGCATCTGGTGGAAAGGGGCTAACAAGGCTGGGGCAATCGCTGGTCTCTTGGTCGGCGGCATCCTGTCCGGCATCCTGTTTTTCAGCAAGGGTAAGTTGGGTGATTTCACATTGATCGACGCCGGTCCGATCGTTCACCTGGTGACCGGCATCTTCACCATGTCCGCGGCCTGGTTCACAATTGTTGTAGTTAGCCTGCTAACCGGTGGTGAAAAGAACGAAAAGATCTTGCGCGAGATCGACCGCATCCACGGCTGGCAGAACTACGATCCCAAGCGCTATAGCAGCAATACTTTTGCGCTGGTGACCGCCGCCTTTGCCTTGGCGCTAATGATTTGGTCGGCGATACCTGACCCGACTTATGCCAAGAAGCCGGAAGCACCAGCCGCAGTTGCGCCAGCGGCTCCATCAGTGGCTCCGGCTCCGGCTCCGGCTCCGGCGGCAGAACCCGCTCCGGCCCCGGCTCCAGCAGCGGAACCCGCTCCGGCAGCCGAAGCTCCGGCGGCAGAACCCGCTCCGGCGGCTCAGCCAGCCTCAGGCCAACAGTAG
- a CDS encoding DUF4212 domain-containing protein, giving the protein MNNAERMHEAYKKQCRTTLIAFVVITLMTHIFPMYFLFPELNKATIFGFPADYWLTIVIGWLVLIPVYWIYIQVSEKVDQEINDSSSGQADSAPGGQP; this is encoded by the coding sequence ATGAACAACGCTGAACGAATGCATGAAGCCTATAAAAAACAGTGTCGAACGACACTGATCGCTTTTGTGGTCATTACCTTGATGACCCATATTTTCCCAATGTACTTCTTGTTCCCCGAATTGAACAAGGCGACGATCTTCGGTTTTCCGGCGGACTACTGGCTGACCATTGTGATTGGCTGGTTGGTGCTCATCCCGGTGTACTGGATCTACATCCAGGTCAGTGAAAAGGTTGATCAGGAGATCAATGATTCCAGCAGCGGACAGGCGGACAGCGCGCCAGGAGGTCAGCCATGA